In Acetomicrobium sp. S15 = DSM 107314, the following proteins share a genomic window:
- a CDS encoding UDP-2,3-diacylglucosamine diphosphatase, protein MGSFFRSVFISDAHLGSRWCRAQNLASFLAYTECENLYLVGDILEGAKVTRTSSWPRAQIEVFNQIRLKSAEGRVVYLPGNHDHCMKDFIGQQFGNIEVAPYAVHETAGGVRMLVLHGDQFDKVVELSPWVTVLGDLAYEGALWLNLWLNGLRSWLGMGYWPLSQFLKHKVKDFIQILSAFESVLQHEAWKRHCDGVICGHIHKPAIRKIGEILYVNCGDWVESCSAVVEHEDGRLEVLYWHDMEKPSLYIPYARYKVIYPPFSEPIPAGLVAMLSQQDTA, encoded by the coding sequence ATGGGGTCTTTCTTCCGTTCCGTCTTTATCTCCGATGCTCATTTGGGGAGTAGGTGGTGTCGGGCGCAGAATTTGGCCTCATTTTTGGCCTACACCGAGTGCGAGAACCTGTATTTGGTCGGAGATATTCTCGAAGGTGCCAAGGTCACGCGGACATCTTCGTGGCCTCGCGCGCAGATAGAGGTGTTCAATCAGATACGCTTAAAATCCGCCGAGGGGCGGGTCGTTTACCTTCCCGGGAACCATGACCACTGCATGAAAGATTTTATAGGGCAGCAGTTCGGCAATATAGAGGTGGCACCTTACGCCGTTCACGAGACCGCTGGCGGCGTGCGCATGCTCGTTTTGCACGGCGACCAGTTCGATAAAGTGGTGGAGTTGAGCCCGTGGGTCACCGTCTTGGGGGACTTGGCCTACGAGGGGGCACTATGGCTGAACTTGTGGCTGAACGGGCTTCGTTCCTGGTTGGGCATGGGCTATTGGCCGCTTTCGCAATTTTTGAAACATAAAGTCAAAGATTTTATACAGATACTTTCGGCGTTTGAGAGCGTCCTTCAGCATGAAGCGTGGAAGCGCCACTGCGACGGGGTTATATGTGGTCATATCCATAAGCCGGCCATTCGAAAGATAGGGGAAATCCTTTACGTAAATTGCGGCGACTGGGTTGAAAGCTGCTCGGCCGTGGTTGAGCACGAAGATGGCAGGTTGGAGGTATTGTATTGGCATGACATGGAGAAACCATCGCTTTACATACCTTACGCTCGCTACAAGGTGATCTATCCTCCCTTTTCCGAACCCATACCGGCAGGCCTTGTGGCGATGCTCTCCCAGCAGGATACCGCGTAA